In Desulfoplanes formicivorans, a genomic segment contains:
- a CDS encoding McrB family protein, with translation MQQIKDTFVSDPEAAQYIFSDTQIQSLHHAWHCLDTKRFVILSGLSGTGKTALLRHYARLYCKLVGVDPEKHSAVVAVSPDWRDPSGLLGYLNALHADPTFQAEPGLRIVLGAARNPELPYFLILDEMNMARVERYFAPFLSAMEIKGPIVLHSNEDNVNDVPPSITWPRNLFIGGTVNMDETTHPFSDKVLDRAFTFEFWDVDLQGYFERQPAEHRNTAVEKLLIQLQEQLKPIRRHFGYRVAGEILAFVRDCTDGGSVTTDAGNRLLDQAIFSKILPRLRGEESPALITALKGIGDICRDHSFDQCVQKIESMRQQLVATGITRFWS, from the coding sequence TTGCAACAGATCAAGGACACCTTTGTCAGTGATCCCGAAGCTGCCCAGTACATCTTTTCCGACACACAAATTCAATCTCTCCACCATGCATGGCATTGTCTGGACACCAAACGCTTTGTGATTCTTTCCGGATTGTCCGGAACAGGGAAGACGGCATTGCTGCGGCATTATGCCCGGCTCTACTGCAAACTTGTCGGGGTTGATCCGGAAAAGCATTCGGCTGTTGTTGCTGTTTCTCCGGACTGGCGGGACCCGTCCGGGTTACTGGGCTATCTCAATGCCCTTCATGCTGACCCGACATTCCAGGCAGAACCGGGCTTGCGGATTGTTCTTGGTGCAGCCCGCAATCCCGAACTCCCCTATTTTCTCATTCTGGACGAAATGAACATGGCCCGGGTGGAGCGATATTTTGCCCCCTTTCTTTCAGCCATGGAAATCAAAGGCCCCATCGTGCTCCATAGTAATGAAGATAACGTCAATGATGTACCGCCGTCCATTACGTGGCCCAGAAACCTTTTTATCGGCGGTACGGTGAACATGGACGAGACCACCCATCCCTTCAGCGACAAGGTTCTGGACCGGGCATTCACCTTTGAATTCTGGGATGTTGATCTACAGGGATATTTCGAACGTCAGCCTGCGGAACATCGTAATACCGCAGTAGAAAAGCTTCTTATCCAGCTTCAAGAGCAACTCAAACCTATCCGTCGTCACTTTGGATATCGGGTAGCCGGTGAAATTCTGGCTTTTGTTCGAGATTGTACGGATGGAGGATCAGTCACTACCGATGCTGGCAATCGTCTTCTGGACCAGGCCATATTTTCCAAAATTCTGCCGCGTCTTCGTGGTGAGGAAAGTCCCGCGCTCATTACCGCCCTCAAGGGGATTGGGGACATCTGTCGGGATCACTCCTTTGATCAATGCGTTCAAAAAATCGAATCCATGCGCCAGCAGCTTGTGGCAACGGGTATTACCAGGTTTTGGTCATGA